AGAAAAAAGTGGAAACAATTTTACTGCCAgactttgggtcaagagaaaggaaatgcTTAATCCAATCTACACTACCACTTCTACAGGTGTTTTTGAATGACTGAATCTGCACCAAAACTAAAATGCCACGATCAAAAAACAGATAATACACCAGATATGATTTTTATGTTCCTTGCAGGTAAACCCaaacctgccaactgtccctcattttgagggactgtccctcatttgggggtttccaaagtgaaaaagagggacagtcctgctttctgaaaatttcagtgatggcaaattttaaTGTAAGagcagcagaaaatgatgcaaatttcactttaaaattttgctatagcattttCTTCtcagtctattgtgataaatttagacctgcaaaaccttctctgaattctgaaagtatggCACAcgacacctcaagtctttgaatttgtcggttcttggtttgtatacatgtacaaggttttggcctcaatgtccctttttctgactttggtaggttAGCAGGTCTGTATAGACCTAAGATGTCATCATTCGACGTCTTGCCGATGTACACATCATTTAGCAAACATTGTTACTGCACATTTTAAAGCTATGATTTCCCATGGAGTGCACAGTAACAATGTGTGCATCAATGTAATGATATCCGAGGTCtacccagcgttcgaaatagggccggtcagccggccattggcctgtaacttttggcctggccggtaacttttctgactggcatctagttgctggccggtaacttttaaggtcaagcccgctggcctgtaactttttgaggcatatttctaaCACTGGGTCTACCGCAATATCTTATAGGATTTACCAAAAAGTCGAATTATGATGTGAAtgagcaaaatgagtcggatgtcgagaatattgattttgagataaataatagtattcaacttcctttgtattttattgttctgtaaaagactaaaatgaccatatctctcgAGCTGTATGTCTAATTATAAtgggattttcagcaaaataaaactCTGAGAATGGCCCATTATATGAATTTGGAAACTTGactttttgattttgatcgacaccACACTCATTTaacttgattgcatcacaattaGTTTGTGCCTCTAGTAAAATGAAGTGTCTAGTTATCAATACAGACATTGCATGTTTACTAGGGGAAGCAGGGTACAAATGAAATGTCTAATTATCAATATAGACATTGCATGTTTACTAGGGGAGGCAGGGTACAAATGAAGTGTCTAGTTATCAATACAGACATTGCATccaggggggggcactcaactgaaattttggtaggggtgtatgCGCGGAGCTccaactttgggaactaagaactttctgattttgggaaaaataggggcttgatgaactgaaatttcaacattttttgtggttcttgtgaactaaaattgggccaaattataggctttggagctaacaaaattccaaaattttccaaattttggcgAAGATCTACAATtgccagagtttgaggctcaaagaactggagcatgatccaaatgtgggtcttaaggaactgccggggaGCCTGAAAATGTGAGTACCTCCTCCGGCATTGCATGTTTACTAGGGAAGCAGGGTACATTATCTTTACCTTCTGCAACCTGTAAAGGTTTAGCTTCACTTCTGGAGTTTTTCTTCTTCCACCTGTCCACATCAATTTCTGTTAAAAACACAAGAAACAAGAAGTATTTTTGAATGCACATTGTCATCATTTAGTCCTATACAGTTATCTCTATTTTGGTTCCACACTTTAAATTGTCAGTTTACAAAATAAGCCAAAATCTTCAAGGGCCATTCAGACCTTCGGGTTTGAAATCTGTGGGCCGTCATCCATGTTCACAGGCCCAAACTTAAAGTGTAAAATTTTATGTTATATTggtccacatttgtgacacttCACAAAGTCACTTCAAGAATTCAGACTTGTAAATCAACAACAgtgtcagggactgccttttgaaaatgaGGTTAAGAGCTGTAGAATACCCTTGTCTTTTTAAAAAttgcacctgtggccattaaagcatTTAGAATTTAACAAGTCATCAAGAGGAGCTATAAACTGCTTTTGAAGATGCAACGAGGAGCTGTAGAGGAGCAATTGCTATTGCTCCTCTCAAGAGGCAGACCCTGGAACACATtttctacaatccaggaaaaaaaggttggcacagtttgcctgtcttttggtatatctctgcccccgctcccccaattcaatgttggaccaagccatgttgtcaacaggtcagtgagaccctccaacattgaatgatggggagtggggaagggtgagatataggggggagtctgtactacacatatattgcatgcatgtttccctcgcctccccaattttaatagggcacgcatttccattgtttagtgcaagtgtgccaactattaatttcgcggattGTAGCTTTATACTGTGGAGACACATTTTCTAGCTTTATATTGTGAAGATCCAAATCTGATCATGTAAGAGATGGTTTATCTACACTTCTAGATAAATCATGTAGCCAAACAGAAATTTAAATAGAGATTTCAATCAAACTTTGTTTTCAACTTATCGTTTTGCATTGGGGGGGACTTTAAAATTAGCCAGTTTTTGAAGGAAACATTCATTAACGGTCCACTTTTTTGCACCCCAGACATATAAATCCTGGCCATGGACCTGCATTTCACATAGCATTGATTCAGTTTACTTGGAGGTGGATGCGCTTATATTGCTTATATTTACTGATATTTTAGTGAGAAAACAATTTCTTCTTGTGTATTTTAATCAGACTAAAATGATCAGCTTTTAACCtatgaaaattattaaaattgaaagaaaatattacaGCATAAGAACTATTAAATTTGTGGACCCAAAACAACAAtcattaggatccacaacatgttcatctatcagggcacagttctttaacccccatacatttgtacattcattgaatgaccttagaaaatatgggtacaaaaactcatactttgcaagttgaggtcaaattttgcactatgagtgtttaattgaggccattgaactatgccattgggatgaggctattgtggttcatagtgaataGCAGTACGGTACAGAACATATAATTTGGTAATTACAGGTGTCAACTGATTTGGAATCCAGGGACTTCTGTATCACGTAATACTTTAATTCATTATGTccataggcatagatcccggggatgggggatttatcccccccaatattttgccaggggggggatggtccatacaatcatccccaccccccatgttgacgcctgataatgggttgcTTAgtaaccaaattaacctcatatttgcccattttagcccacatttgtaccataaacttattctgtcacaaaaaggtgcttggttgactatacttcaagaattttccaactccaccccccccccaatgtcaaaaaagaaatctatgccactgattaTGTCATTGTGTATAACTGTTGTGAATCCCGGACCTGCATGTCTTGTGTGcagtattcaaaatattttcaaaataaacgtTTCATTTGTCACCTCAagtaatttcaaaataaaaacttGCAAAGCAGTGCCCTGGCCTTGAATCCAGGAcacaaaattgttcataacagaatATTCCAAATTCAGGTCCGGGTTGTTCTGACAAAACAAAATGGAACCAGTGTAGCGAATCATAATGTATTCTTTGTTCACTGGGTTCAGAGTGAACTCTCATGACGTCAAAGAAGATGCCAGAAAACTTAAAAATAACATAGAACAACAGGTCAATGAGCaataaaatgtaataaataatgCAAGTATCATGATCAGACAttttgctatccattttgctttgAGACTTGTAAACAACCcctgtaataaaaattcctttaaaaaggaatggggcgcccaatgtgagcgtggacgtgatatggtgaattccatggtgtttagataaatttggtattatagtgattttttctagggaagagtagaagacgatcaaatgcaagagaaatgtgtttgattggggaaggtgtatgacaggaccgttttggatgaaataaattgaattggaataaagctttcatgtcaatttgcgattatgtggggtgggggagttctgttttgggggcctatattgtagtgaggatattgctttgaaTATTGAACTGATTCATCATATAGACATAATTGAAAGGAGTACCAGTATTTTTATGATATGATTtgacagtagatatccacaaaaagcaCTAAAAGGCGACAGAAAGATCCGTTGTGACGGAAATCAGACGTACATTGTTATGTTCAGCCCGCAAAGAAAATACTACACCCCTACAACAATGAACAAACACTCTGAGCAGCTAGTTTGTAAAATTGTTTAAAACAGCAACACACCAGCACAGTCGACTTCCGTGGGGAAAAGGCAATGAGAAGTATTAGCCATTAGtctcccacctttgcacagtatttttgtgggcctgcgagcacatcagatacaccaaattgcattctgaatacgatgaatgtcctgatatcaaatgatttttaaaaatttgtgatatattaccaattttatggcaaattattaaaaattgatattttttatatatttacttTATGAATTTTTAGgtgtattgggtgaaaaatgtATCTcttatatgaaaggtcaaaattttcatatgacggatgcatggcttttcatcccagatacatacactttaagtgcatgtacatatcattagatggatacaatttacttagaggactgttaaatgtcaaaaatatcaatttttaatttagcCATATAATTGATATTATATtatcaatttcaaaaaatcaaaattatttgatatcagaaggacattcctcttaataattcaaaaaataaatatgtgaaaacatcacTACTAAGAGCCCTTAGGAGTACTAGTATTCCACAGGTGATTGTGAGGGGAGGGTGTATCTATTCCCATTGGAGTGGACACTTCTTGCTTAACATTTTGGTAGAAGAGGACAAGCAAGCACCTTTCTAAACCACAGGTCAAATGACTTATTTTTGTCCCAAATGTTGGTTCTAACATTATATTTTTGTCCCAAATGTTGGTTCTAACATTACGTGAGATGGAATCCAACAGAAAGTAAACTTACTGATAGGTTTCTCCAGTTCTTCCAATACATCCTCCCGTCCCAGATAATCAAGACCTTCAAATAGTACTCCGATAGTGCTGTTCGCTCGAGTTTCCCATTCCTGTAAAACTGTTTCTGTTGGATCAGGCGCAAAGCAATGTTGCAATTTCCAGCTGAGTAAACTCCAGATAATCGGCTAGACCATGCCAGTCATTTCCTGATATGGGGTTCGGAGGATTTAAGTGCATGGATAGAATCCTGCGAGGTCTGTGCCCCAATGCCCTAATACTGATATTTGCCAAGTCTTCTGCAGCATTCACTGCTTGCGGAGCAACTGCCCCTTGTGTTGAAGCCATTTCCAACCTTGGTTGTGTAGACTCAGCTGAAGTAGAAGCCATGGGTTCGTGAGGCTGTGGATTTTGTAAATTTGATTCAGAAGAGGGGAACTGAGTTTGATCGATTGCCGGGTCTGTACACTGATCACTGCTTACAAACATAAACTCCTCTGAGTCTGATGATGCCTCGTCTGGTGCTGAAGAAGATGTTGTTTTTGAATCACTATTGAACTTGTGCACACTTGCAATAGGTTCCTTCGACTTGCGTTGTTTGCGAGATATTTCAGACTGTATACGTGCTAGAAAACCAGACATGTCACATTCGTGATGTTGAGTCAGTGGTCAACAGAAGGAAAGAGAAGGCGAAAGAAAGATCCGTTGTGACGGAAATCAGACGTACATTGTTATGTTCAGCCCGCAAAGAAAATACTACACCCCTACAACAACGAACAAACAACCAACTGAGCAGCTAGAGCTAGTTTGTAAAATTGTTTAAAACAGCAACACACAAGCACATTCGACTTCCGTGTTTACCGGATCTGCAACTGCAAACCCGGAAGTATGGAGAACAAGTAACAGCCACTTCATGAAGGACTTTGTGTGTCATGATCCCTGATATTGCGGTTTGCACAAGGTGATAGTAATATTTTTGTTTCTAATGGTTTTGAATAATTTAAAAGTTGGTTGAATTACACCATTTTCTCTTTTACTTTACACTTGTTTGTTTAGTTTTGTTAACTTTTTTTGCATGAAGTATACGGTAAAAATTATAATTGAGATTACCAAGACTGTTCTACTATATACAGGGGGGAATGAGTGACGAATTGTGATATGAGAAATATTATAgtatttccaaaattccaataaagtaattatataaaGTATAAGTTCTATACTTAAATTGATTTTCCTTTTGATTGAACTTCTGTTTTAACCAAGAGTGGTCAAGACATcatcatttttcatttaaatgaaCTAGTTTTTTTGGCTTGTTTTGTCTGGAAAATTATTAGAACCCCTATAAGTGATAATGAAATGACCTGGTAGCGGTAGGGAATTCCCCTTCAGTAAAACGACGTAACACGTAAACGTTAACGTCAGACCTGAAGTATTCCAGTCTCTTGGGAGTTTATTTGTTGTTGTAGTGCTTTTTGGTTGTCCTCGGAAAATCTTTGTTTTGCTAATTCAATAATgattaaaagtaaataaaaacaaaaaccacaatgttgcacaaaataatacaGACCCAATCACCCGTGTAGAACCACAGTTGAAAGGTGTGAAAGTTATGAACCCCCGGGGGCCACTGTAataaggggggtatcaggcgcgtccgtaaattcacgtaaaaagggtattttttcagactagggTATACCGgtacgttacgtgcgtaacgtgaatagggtatcaaattcatgtaaaattggtgtaaaaaattatgtttttggagctcttaggGCCCATTCcttgtcaactccagggatgtgcaccgcagcacctcttcaatttttttctttttctgtgtggtggtagatattgatgagaaagaaaaatcccgaaaatttgagcttcatactccatttcgttttcccgtggcatcaatttgaaatttaggggggtcagcgtcaaaaatgtgtcgcaacgcgaaagacaacgtttggaggtccataaatgtataaagggaaccctttacaactttgaaaagtatgtatcctggggtacttatttgtgtagaattcaaatctggcatcagaaaacttgtaactcctttactttaaaagatatagggccctcaaatgcaacttcgtccatccaggaccaactttggggggtcagaactccaaaagtaaaaataattttactgtccatttttttgccagttagagccctttggtaggatattactcttatccaatattgagcctattagaatacttttagctgagatattacccatgcaaaaccccaatttgtacattttgacccccctgaaaaccaatgtcagacattttgatcgaccatcaacttcaggtatgttgaaaatatgtccttggacaacatttctgagagatattggcttggggtctcgatggcttcaacacatcagttaggtttgcattctccatagagttgtacgtaagtcattatacatgcgaaatcaaaaatgtgtacaactctatggagtatgCAAACCTAAGtgtcccaggatacatactttccAAAGTTGTaaaggattttactttctcatcaatatctaccaccacacagaaaaagaaaaaaattgaagaggaattggttttgggcgctgggaAGTGGTTTTGgtcgctgtgtatttagaatcgggtgggggggggtgaaggactatggcatattttgataggctattatgtaggcctaattatgtatcggtccattatccaggccggaccgaaccgagactgtgggacagtctaggtccccggacgaggtcacaacttgttcagaataaacaaccaatcagcatgctttttcttaactgtggagtcaataaattatgaggaaaaatataagaggTTTTCCGATTGGCCGACCCTctttaaactcattaatattcatagtcttattggcttccagcccagaaaatttggttgatcggaacatggtctaaaggagcaacaaagcaaccacgaacttctaggtttgtaaacaagctgtgtcaatgaacttttgacatgtgtgaaattttaccggggtattttaaacacaacgattgaataatttggaactattttggctttcttaaaatataaatcaatgagtttcaggattttggttgggtttaccactaaatccagtatgataattaatgctctaggatgttttaaatCGAGACGAAAGTGAGTAGGAGAAAACCAAACCATGATAAACCAAACTCCAAGAAGGATGATGGTGGAAGTGATGATAGGAGTAAGACAAGTAGAAGAAAACCAAACTATGACAATCCAAAACTTAAGATGGATGAAGACGTAAGCAAGGCTATGAGGAAGAGGAATGGAAGAAAAACAAATTATGATGAACCAAATCCCATTTGGGATGATGGTGGAAGCAAGGATACTAGTAAGATGAGTGGGAGAAAACCAATCTATGACAACCAAACCACATCTAAGATGGATGATGGCGGAAGCAGGGTTGAAAGTAAGAGGAGTGGAAGAAAACCAAATGGTGATGAACCAAACTCCAAGATGGATGATGTTGGAAGAAAAAATTGGAGTAAGATGAGTGGGAGAAAACCAAACTATGACAACCAAACCACATAAGATGGATGATGGCAGAAGCAGGGTTACAAGTAAGAGGAGTGGAAGAAAACCAAACTGTGATGAACCAAACTCCAAGATGGATGATGGCGGAATAAATACCCCGGGAATAAATAATTGAGTAAGATGAGTGAAAGAAAACCAAACTATGACAAATCAGAAGCAGAGCAACTCCAAGGCGAGTGGGAGAGAATTGAACCCAAACAacttaaaatccaagatggctgattCTGCCAATAGAAGTAAGCAGAACTCAGAGAAACGTAGTAAAGCGGATGGAAGTAGTGATGCAAATTTGGAGTCGCTTAAGTGTGTGTACACAAATGCTGATAGCTTGGTAAATAagaggacccagcaaacacaaaacgttttcgacatcattcgcaaaaggttataaaagattgtcagaaaacgtttaaatgtcgggttatataaaggctatattaagagtataaaacgtattcataaccttaaaaaacattttttgataatctactgctcagcaaacaaaaatgttttacagaaaacgtttaaatgtcgggttatataaaggttataaaaacgttttaataacattccaaaaacattcttgaaaacttgatacaaaacattctaaacagaatgttattttgggttggaaaaatattttgcgaaaaatgtttgcccaaaatattttcaataacgttttaaaaacgttttcatgacctttatataacccgacatttaaatgttattaaaaggttttgaaaaaacattttaaggacatttctgtgtttgctgggttcaaatattttaacataatgttatttaa
Above is a window of Amphiura filiformis chromosome 20, Afil_fr2py, whole genome shotgun sequence DNA encoding:
- the LOC140142389 gene encoding myeloid differentiation primary response protein MyD88-like; translation: MSGFLARIQSEISRKQRKSKEPIASVHKFNSDSKTTSSSAPDEASSDSEEFMFVSSDQCTDPAIDQTQFPSSESNLQNPQPHEPMASTSAESTQPRLEMASTQGAVAPQAVNAAEDLPIIWSLLSWKLQHCFAPDPTETVLQEWETRANSTIGVLFEGLDYLGREDVLEELEKPIKIDVDRWKKKNSRSEAKPLQVAEVSGSYPNTPRCQDLRGITLSDHPDGPVETFDAYICHNTATDYPFVLDIIQKMENPPYNLRLCTDWRDLVPGGDYNTVTAELIENRCKRMIVVLSPEFLESDSCDFHIKFALSLSPGARSRRMVLVMLKPCEPPNILRFITVCDYTREALRPFFWPRLYAALNLS